The Streptomyces avermitilis MA-4680 = NBRC 14893 genome contains a region encoding:
- a CDS encoding DUF6199 family natural product biosynthesis protein, with the protein MNRDAVMQAASDGGSPVFIPILCALLIMGLVQVVRPQLLWKMNRNLQRGWVKNPDATEPTSKGYAMQRVTGLLFLAVATWMLVQQI; encoded by the coding sequence ATGAATCGAGATGCGGTAATGCAGGCCGCCTCCGACGGCGGCAGTCCAGTTTTCATCCCGATCTTGTGCGCCTTGCTGATCATGGGGCTGGTTCAAGTCGTACGTCCGCAACTGCTCTGGAAGATGAATAGGAACCTGCAGCGGGGATGGGTGAAGAACCCGGACGCGACCGAGCCCACCAGCAAGGGATATGCCATGCAGCGAGTGACGGGGCTGCTCTTCCTGGCGGTCGCCACATGGATGCTGGTGCAGCAGATCTGA